A DNA window from Pogona vitticeps strain Pit_001003342236 chromosome 2, PviZW2.1, whole genome shotgun sequence contains the following coding sequences:
- the SLC26A1 gene encoding sulfate anion transporter 1 produces the protein MVGMENKMETPRMENGSPFQFYMERKSPTKISKTAMIKSQLRKNCSCTRETMRKTVVDFFPVLQWLPKYNCKEYIWGDIMSGLIIGIILVPQAIAYSLLAGLKPIYSLYTSFFANIIYFLMGTSRHVSVGIFSLLSLMVGQVVDRELMVAGFDLNDDPREGMDGGGHLNVTIYNFTLSTMKVECGKECYAIGVATALTFLAGVYQVLMGIFRLGFVSMYLSEPVLDGFATGASLTILTAQVKYLVGIKIPRAHGYGVLVTTWVNIFHNISQTNLCDVITSVICITVLVTAKELGDRYKHKLKIPLPTELVVIVVATLVSHYGQLKEMYGSSVSGEIPTGFIPPQVPSPNLMQRVAIDAIPLAIVGFAFTVSLSEMFAKKYAYTVRANQEMFAIGFCNIIPAFFHCFATSAALAKSLVKTSTGCHTQVSSLVSAIVVLLVLLFLAPLFFSLQKCVLACIIIVSLRGALRKFKDVPQRYRLDKADALVWCVTMLSSALISTEMGLLVGVVFSALCIVGRTQRPHVALLGQIGNTAFYEDDDVYKNLLPIPKVKIFRFEAPLYYANKDFFLKCLHNRTGFDPAREIARSKKAKRKGQPSFEKGLEQGEATLSLVAKHQEVKAIIIDCSSIPFLDPAGVSALKDTLKDHEELKVMVLLACCNPSVIASLERGSYMSSGNKDRHELLFHSIHSAVEFINETKTIGDDSTV, from the exons ATGGTtggaatggaaaacaaaatggagaCACCGAGAATGGAAAATGGATCTCCTTTCCAGTTTTATATGGAAAGGAAGAGTCCCACCAAGATCAGCAAAACAGCCATGATCAAAAgtcagctgaggaaaaactgttcTTGTACTAGAGAAACAATGAGAAAGACAGTCGTGGACTTCTTCCCTGTGTTACAATGGCTTCCCAAATATAACTGCAAAGAATACATTTGGGGAGACATTATGTCCGGACTCATTATTGGAATCATTTTAGTCCCTCAAGCAATCGCCTACTCTCTGCTAGCCGGCCTGAAACCAATCTACAGTCTTTACACGTCCTTCTTTGCCAACATCATCTACTTTCTCATGGGCACTTCCCGACACGTGTCAGTTGGCATCTTCAGTTTATTAAGCCTCATGGTCGGACAGGTTGTGGACAGAGAACTGATGGTGGCTGGATTTGACCTCAACGATGATCCTCGGGAAGGCATGGATGGTGGAGGTCACTTGAATGTTACAATTTACAATTTTACCCTCAGCACAATGAAGGTGGAATGTGGGAAAGAATGCTATGCCATTGGGGTAGCTACCGCACTGACCTTTCTGGCTGGTGTTTATCAG GTTCTGATGGGGATCTTCCGCCTGGGATTCGTATCGATGTATCTTTCAGAACCTGTGCTGGATGGCTTTGCAACTGGCGCTTCGCTGACCATTTTAACAGCTCAGGTTAAATATCTTGTTGGAATAAAAATCCCTCGTGCCCACGGATACGGGGTCTTAGTAACCACTTGGGTGAACATTTTCCACAACATTTCCCAGACTAATCTCTGCGATGTGATCACGAGCGTTATCTGCATCACTGTGCTGGTCACGGCAAAGGAACTGGGGGACCGATATAAGCACAAACTCAAGATTCCTCTTCCCACCGAGCTGGTGGTGATTGTGGTGGCAACGTTGGTTTCGCATTACGGGCAGCTGAAGGAAATGTATGGTTCCAGCGTGTCAGGCGAAATCCCCACTGGATTTATTCCTCCCCAGGTGCCCAGCCCGAATCTCATGCAGAGGGTTGCCATCGATGCTATCCCTCTTGCTATAGTGGGTTTTGCCTTCACCGTTTCTCTCTCGGAAATGTTTGCCAAGAAATATGCCTACACGGTCAGGGCCAACCAGGAAATGTTTGCCATTGGCTTCTGTAACATCATCCCAGCTTTCTTCCATTGCTTTGCCACTAGCGCAGCCCTGGCCAAGAGCCTAGTAAAAACATCAACAGGGTGTCATACCCAAGTGTCTAGTCTTGTGAGTGCCATTGtcgtgctgctggtgctgcttttCTTGGCACCTCTGTTCTTTAGCTTGCAGAAATGTGTCTTGGCCTGCATCATCATTGTCAGCCTCAGGGGAGCTCTTCGGAAATTCAAAGACGTTCCCCAGCGCTACCGCCTAGACAAAGCGGATGCCCTGGTATGGTGTGTTACCATGCTTTCATCTGCCTTAATCAGCACCGAAATGGGGCTTCTGGTTGGGGTCGTTTTTTCAGCCCTGTGCATTGTAGGCCGCACCCAACGCCCTCATGTGGCCTTACTAGGTCAAATTGGGAACACTGCCTTCTATGAAGATGATGACGTGTATAAAAATCTCTTGCCTATTCCAAAGGTTAAAATTTTCCGCTTTGAAGCACCCCTTTATTACGCAAACAAGGACTTTTTCCTGAAGTGCCTCCACAACAGGACAGGGTTTGACCCTGCTAGAGAAATCGCCAGGAGCAAAAAAGCCAAGAGGAAAGGGCAACCAAGTTTTGAGAAGGGACTTGAACAGGGAGAGGCAACATTATCCTTGGTCGCCAAACACCAAGAGGTTAAGGCCATCatcattgactgctcctccattCCGTTTTTGGACCCAGCTGGTGTGAGCGCATTAAAAGACACGCTCAAAGACCATGAGGAACTGAAGGTCATGGTGCTCCTGGCTTGTTGCAATCCCTCGGTGATAGCTTCTCTGGAAAGAGGGAGCTACATGAGCAGTGGAAACAAAGATAGGCACGAATTGCTGTTTCACAGCATACACAGTGCTGTCGAGTTTATAAACGAGACAAAGACCATAGGAGACGACTCAACTGTATAA